The following are encoded in a window of Bradyrhizobium sp. WBOS07 genomic DNA:
- the nusB gene encoding transcription antitermination factor NusB: protein MADNTRKPAGPAEKKANRRGAARLAAVQALYQMDIAGAGINDIFAEFESHWLGNEVEGETYLPAEAAFFRDVVSGVVRDQKKLDPLIDEALSKGWPLKRIEAILRAVLRAGAYELEHRKDVPARVVVSEYVDVANAFVDREETGMVNAVLDQIGRQFRGDEFGR, encoded by the coding sequence ATGGCCGACAACACCAGGAAACCGGCAGGCCCTGCCGAGAAGAAGGCGAACCGGCGCGGCGCGGCGCGGCTCGCGGCCGTGCAGGCGCTGTACCAGATGGATATCGCCGGCGCCGGCATCAACGACATCTTCGCCGAGTTCGAGAGCCATTGGCTCGGCAACGAGGTCGAGGGCGAGACGTATCTGCCGGCGGAGGCTGCCTTCTTCCGCGACGTCGTCTCGGGCGTCGTGCGCGACCAGAAGAAGCTGGATCCGCTGATCGACGAGGCGCTGTCGAAGGGCTGGCCCTTGAAGCGGATCGAGGCGATCCTGCGCGCGGTGCTGCGGGCGGGGGCCTACGAATTGGAGCATCGCAAGGACGTGCCGGCCCGGGTCGTCGTCTCCGAATATGTCGACGTCGCCAATGCGTTCGTCGACCGCGAGGAGACCGGCATGGTGAACGCCGTGCTCGACCAGATCGGCCGCCAGTTTCGCGGCGACGAGTTCGGGCGGTAG
- the ribH gene encoding 6,7-dimethyl-8-ribityllumazine synthase, whose product MADARRAPLKDQTDISGARALIVEARFYDDLQDALLDGAVAELKAAGLTHDVITVPGALEIPAAVAIAVDAAAASGKPYDAVIALGCVIRGDTIHFEIVSQESSRALMDLAVSRKLPLGNGILTVNTEAQAWARARASELNKGGDAARAALAMLRIKRRLAQA is encoded by the coding sequence ATGGCAGACGCGCGCCGCGCACCCCTGAAGGACCAGACCGACATTTCCGGCGCCCGCGCGCTGATTGTCGAGGCGCGGTTCTATGACGATCTCCAGGATGCGCTTCTGGACGGCGCGGTGGCCGAGCTGAAGGCGGCCGGCCTGACCCACGACGTCATCACGGTTCCTGGTGCGCTGGAGATTCCGGCCGCGGTGGCCATTGCGGTGGATGCCGCGGCGGCGAGCGGCAAGCCCTATGACGCCGTGATCGCGCTCGGCTGCGTGATCCGTGGCGACACCATTCACTTCGAGATCGTCTCGCAGGAATCCTCGCGAGCGCTGATGGACCTCGCGGTTTCGCGCAAGCTGCCGCTCGGCAACGGCATCCTCACCGTCAACACCGAGGCGCAGGCCTGGGCGCGGGCGCGCGCCAGCGAGCTCAACAAGGGCGGCGATGCCGCGCGCGCGGCGCTGGCGATGCTGCGCATCAAACGCCGCCTGGCGCAGGCCTAA